The genomic region ATCCACCCGGCGAGGAGGCACAGCGGGACGTTGACGAAGAAGATCCAGCGCCAGGTCGTGAACTCGGAGAACACGCCGCCGAGGGTCGGGCCGACCACGCTCGAGACCGCCCACACGCTCGCGAGGTAGCCCTGCGTCTTCGCGCGCTCGGCGACCGTGTAGATGTCGCCCGCGATCGTGATCGCCATGGGCTGCACCGCTCCGGCGCCGAGGCCCTGGATCGCGCGGGCCGCGATGAGCGCCGGCATGCTCCACGCGACCCCGCACAGCACGGATCCCACGAGGAACAGCCCGATGCCGACGAGGATGATCGGCTTCCGCCCCACGGTGTCGCTGAGCTTCGCGTACAGCGGCACCGACACCGCCTGCGCGAGCAGGTAGATGGAGAACAGCCACGGGAACGAGGCGAAGCCGCCGAGGTCGTCCACGATGGACGGCACCGCGGTGGCGAGGATGGTCGAGTCGATGGTCACGAGGCCCGTCGTCATCATCAGGGCGATGAGGATGGGTCCGCGCTCGGATCGGAATCCGACGCCAGTGGTGTCAGTCATGGGCCTCCCGGGTCGAACGGTGAACGAGCGCGAGGTCGTCGGCATTCCCCCGACGCGCGATCGATGTGGTCGACTGGGACCCCCACCGGAAGGACCCCGAGTGACATTCCGCGCGCCCGACGCATTCACCACCCGACCCACGCTCCGCGGCACGTTCGGCATGAGCGCCTCCACGCACTGGCTCGCGTCCGGCACCGGCCAGGCCGTGCTCGAGCGCGGCGGCAACGCGTTCGACGCCGCGGTCGCGAGCGCGTTCGTGCTGCACGTCGTGGAGCCGCACCTCAACGGTCCTGGCGGCGACATGACCGCCGTCGTGCACGTCGCGGGGGAGGACGCGCCGAAGCTGCTCATGGGGCAGGGATCCGCGCCCGCCGCCGCGACGCCCGAGCGCTTCCGCCAGGAGGGCCTCGACCGGGTCCCCGGCGCCGGCGCGCTCGCCGCGGCCGTGCCCGCCGCCGTCGACGCGTGGCTGCTGCTGCTGCGCGACCACGGCACGTGGGAGCTCGCCGACGTGTGGGCCTTCGCGATCGGGTACGCGCGCGACGGGCACCCGATGCTCGAGCGCGTGGCCCGCACCATCGGCGGCGTCGCCGAGGTGTTCCGCGACCACTGGCCCGCGTCCGCCGCGTTCTGGATGCCGGACGGCCGCGTGCCCGACGCCGACGCGCTCGTGCGCAATCCGCCGTGGGCGGCGGCGATGGAGCGGATCCTCGCCGAGGCGTCGACCGCCGCCGGTCCGGACGCGACGCGGGAGCAGCGCATCGAGGCGGCGCGCACGGTCTGGGCCGAGGGCTTCGTCGCGGAGGAGATGGTCGCGAGCGTGCAGGACCCGCACCGGCACTCCACGGGCGCCGACCACGTGGGGCTCCTCACCGCCGCGGACCTCGCCGGCTCGCGCGCGTCGTGGGAGGACGCCGTGTCGGTCGAGTTCCGCGGCCTCCGGATCTGGAAGACCGACGCGTGGGGCCAGGGGCCGACGCTGCTGCAGGCGCTGATGATCCTCGACGGGTTCACGGACGAGGAGATCGACCCGGCGACGGCCGCCGGGATCCACCGCGTCATCGAGGCGCAGAAGCTCGCGCTGGCCGACCGCGAGGCGTACTACGGCGACGCCGTGCCGGGCGGCGCGCCCCTCGACGTGCTGCTCTCGCCCGAGTACGCGGCCGAGCGGCGCGCGCTCATCACCGACGGGGCCTCGCACGAGCTGCTCCCCGGACGTGTCGACGGCGTCGAGCCGTTCCTCCCGCCGCTCGTGGTCGAGGGCGACGCGCCCGCGTCCGCCGGCGGCACGGGCGAGCCGACGGTCTCCCGCGCGGGCGAGACCCGCGGCGACACCTGCCACCTCGACATCGTGGACCGGTGGGGCAACATGATCTCCGCCACGCCCTCCGGCGGATGGCTCCAGTCGTCGCCGTTCATCCCGTCGCTCGGCTTCTGCCTCGGCACGCGCCTGCAGATGACGTGGCTCGAGCCCGGTGGCCCGTCGTCGCTCGTGTCCGGGCGCCGGCCGCGCACGACGCTGACGCCCACCCTGATCACCCGCGACGGCGAGCCCGTCGAGGCGCTCGGCTCGCCCGGCGGCGACCAGCAGGACCAGTGGCAGCTGCCGTACCTGCTGCGCACGATCGTCGGCGGCTTCAGCCCGCAGCAGGCCGTGGACGCGCCGACCTTCCACACCACGAGCGTCCCCGGATCCTTCTGGCCGCGCACCTGGATGCCCGGCGGCCTCGTGGTCGAGGGGCGCGTGGGCGACGACGTGATCACCGACCTCCGGGCCCGCGGGCACGAGGTGGAGGTCGTCGGCGACTGGACGCTCGGCCGGCTCTCGGCCGTGACGCGGGATCCCGCCACCGGCCTCCTCGGCGCCGCGGCCAACCCGCGTGGGGCGCAGGGGTACGCGGTCGGGCGATGACGCTCGACCGGCAGATCGCGTCGGCGCCCATCGCGGACCACGCGCGGCGCCGCGTCGGGAGCGACGCGGCGCTGCGGGCCGCGTCGGCGCCCGGGCGGTTCGTGGCGGAGCCCGACGCCGCGACCCCGTCGGCCGGCGTCGTGCTCGGCGCGTCGGAGCAGCGGAACGCGACCTGCGGCGACGTGGTCGACCTCCGGGTGCTCGCGGTGGATCCCGCGCGCCCGCCCGTCGACCCGGCCGCGGCCGTGGATGCCGCCGAGCGCATCGCCGTCCGCTGGCACGGGCGCGGCTGCACGGTCTCGCAGGCGTCGGCGTCCATGCTCGCCGAGCTCGTCGAGGGGCGGACGGCCGTCGAGGCGTCGGCGCTCGTCGTGGAGCTGCGAGCGCTGATCCGCTCCCACGAGCTCCGGCCCGGCGCCGAGGACCGCCTCGGCGACGCCTTCGCCCTCGCGGACTCCGGCCGCTACCCGCTCCGCGGCACGTGCGCCCTGCTCGCCTGGCACGCGCTCGAGGAGGCGCTCGCGCGCTGAGGAGGACG from Clavibacter michiganensis subsp. insidiosus harbors:
- a CDS encoding gamma-glutamyltransferase family protein — its product is MTFRAPDAFTTRPTLRGTFGMSASTHWLASGTGQAVLERGGNAFDAAVASAFVLHVVEPHLNGPGGDMTAVVHVAGEDAPKLLMGQGSAPAAATPERFRQEGLDRVPGAGALAAAVPAAVDAWLLLLRDHGTWELADVWAFAIGYARDGHPMLERVARTIGGVAEVFRDHWPASAAFWMPDGRVPDADALVRNPPWAAAMERILAEASTAAGPDATREQRIEAARTVWAEGFVAEEMVASVQDPHRHSTGADHVGLLTAADLAGSRASWEDAVSVEFRGLRIWKTDAWGQGPTLLQALMILDGFTDEEIDPATAAGIHRVIEAQKLALADREAYYGDAVPGGAPLDVLLSPEYAAERRALITDGASHELLPGRVDGVEPFLPPLVVEGDAPASAGGTGEPTVSRAGETRGDTCHLDIVDRWGNMISATPSGGWLQSSPFIPSLGFCLGTRLQMTWLEPGGPSSLVSGRRPRTTLTPTLITRDGEPVEALGSPGGDQQDQWQLPYLLRTIVGGFSPQQAVDAPTFHTTSVPGSFWPRTWMPGGLVVEGRVGDDVITDLRARGHEVEVVGDWTLGRLSAVTRDPATGLLGAAANPRGAQGYAVGR
- a CDS encoding iron-sulfur cluster assembly scaffold protein; translation: MTLDRQIASAPIADHARRRVGSDAALRAASAPGRFVAEPDAATPSAGVVLGASEQRNATCGDVVDLRVLAVDPARPPVDPAAAVDAAERIAVRWHGRGCTVSQASASMLAELVEGRTAVEASALVVELRALIRSHELRPGAEDRLGDAFALADSGRYPLRGTCALLAWHALEEALAR